From Macaca mulatta isolate MMU2019108-1 chromosome 3, T2T-MMU8v2.0, whole genome shotgun sequence, the proteins below share one genomic window:
- the WDR91 gene encoding WD repeat-containing protein 91 isoform X5 produces the protein MILHCEVDKIVDQLQQLMQVYDLAALRDYWSYLERRLFSRLEDIYRPTIHKLKTSLFRFYLVYTIQTNRNDKAQEFFAKQATELQNQAEWKDWFVLPFLPSPDTNPTFATYFSRQWADTFIVSLHNFLSVLFQCMPVPVILNFDAECQRTNQIQEENEVLRQKLFALQAEIHRLKKEEQQPEEEEALVQHKLPLYVSNMDRLGDSELAMVCSQRNASLSQSPRVGFLSSLLPQSKKSPSRLSPAQGPPQAQSSAKKESFGGQGTKGKDPMSGAKDGKSLLSGLATGESGWSQHRQRRLQDHGKERKELFSTTTSQCAEKKPEASGPEAEPCPELHTEPVEPLTRASSAGPEGGGVRPEQPFIVLGQEEYGEHHSSIMHCRVDCSGRRVASLDVDGVIKVWSFNPIMQTKASSISKSPLLSLEWATKRDRLLLLGSGVGTVRLYDTEAKKNLCEININDDMPRILSLACSPNGASFVCSAAAPSLTSQVDFSAPDIGSKGMNQVPGRLLLWDTKTMKQQLQFSLDPEPIAINCTAFNHNGNLLVTGAADGVIRLFDMQQHECAMSWRAHYGEVYSVEFSYDENTVYSIGEDGKFIQWNIHKSGLKVSEYSLPSDATGPFVLSGYSGYKQVQVPRGRLFAFDSEGNYMLTCSATGGIIYKLGGDEKVLESCLSLGGHRAPVVTVDWSTAMDCGTCLTASMDGKIKLTTLLAHKA, from the exons ATGATTTTGCATTGCGAG GTGGATAAGATTGTGGACCAGCTGCAGCAGTTAATGCAGGTGTATGACTTGGCTGCCCTTCGGGATTATTGGAGCTACTTGGAGCGTCGACTCTTCAGCCGCTTGGAGGATATATACAGACCCACCATCCACAAGCTGAAAACCAGCCTGTTTCGCTTTTATCTTGTCTACACAATCCAG ACAAACAGAAATGACAAGGCTCAGGAATTCTTTGCGAAGCAGGCCACAGAACTCCAGAACCAGGCTGAGTGGAAGGATTGGTTTGTCCTGCCCTTCCTGCCATCTCCGGACACCAACCCCACCTTTGCTACCTACTTTTCTCGACAGTGGGCCGACACCTTCATTGTGTCCCTGCACAACTTCCTGAGCGTCCTGTTTCAGTGCATGC CAGTCCCTGTGATCCTGAACTTTGATGCGGAGTGTCAGAGGACTAACCAGattcaagaagaaaatgaagttctGCGTCAGAAG CTTTTTGCATTGCAAGCTGAAATCCACCGACTAAAGAAAGAGGAGCAACAGCCAGAAGAGGAAGAGGCCTTGGTCCAACACAAATTGCCTCTTTATGTCTCCAACATGGACCGCCTGGGGGACTCGGaact TGCCATGGTGTGCAGCCAAAGGAATGCCTCCCTCTCCCAGTCACCTCGCGTGGGCTTCCTGTCCTCGCTGCTGCCTCAGAGTAAGAAGAGCCCCTCAAGGTTGTCACCTGCCCAGGGCCCTCCTCAAGCTCAGAGCTCGGCCAAGAAAGAGTCCTTCGGTGGTCAG GGCACGAAGGGAAAGGACCCGATGTCAGGAGCCAAGGATGGGAAGAGCCTCCTCAGCGGGCTGGCCACTGGGGAGTCCGGCTGGTCACAGCACCGGCAGCGGCGCCTGCAGGACCACGGCAAGGAGAGGAAGGAGCTTTTCTCCACAACCACTTCCCAG TGTGCAGAGAAGAAACCAGAAGCCAGTGGCCCAGAGGCCGAGCCCTGCCCAGAGCTCCACACGGAGCCAGTGGAGCCACTGACTCGGGCATCCTCGGCAGGCCCTGAGGGTGGAGGAGTCCGCCCCGAGCAGCCCTTTATTGTGCTGGGACAGGAGGAGTACGGGGAACACCACTCATCCATCATGCACTGCAG AGTGGATTGCTCTGGGAGGAGAGTCGCCAGCTTAGACGTAGATGGGGTCATCAAAGTGTGGTCCTTCAACCCCATCATGCAGACCAAAGCGTCCTCCATTTCCAAATCGCCGCTGCTGTCTTTGGAATGGGCCACCAAACGGGACAGACTG CTCTTGCTGGGCAGTGGTGTGGGGACGGTGCGTCTCTATGACACGGAAGCCAAGAAGAATCTCTGTGAAATCAATATCAACGACGACATGCCCAG AATCCTGTCTCTTGCGTGCAGCCCCAACGGGGCCTCTTTCGTCTGTTCGGCTGCAGCTCCGAGCCTCACTTCCCAGGTGGACTTCTCAGCACCAGACATCGGCAGCAAGGGCATGAACCAGGTTCCTGGCAGGCTGCTGCTGTGGGACACAAAAACCATGAAGCAGCAG CTCCAGTTCTCCCTGGATCCAGAACCCATTGCTATCAACTGTACAGCCTTCAATCACAATGGGAACCTGCTGGTCACAGGGGCAGCTGATGGCGTCATCCGGCTGTTTG ACATGCAGCAGCACGAGTGCGCGATGAGCTGGAGGGCCCACTACGGGGAGGTCTACTCTGTGGAGTTCAGCTATGATGAGAACACCGTGTACAGCATCGGCGAGGACGGGAAG TTCATCCAGTGGAACATCCACAAGAGTGGCCTCAAGGTATCCGAGTACAGCCTGCCCTCAGACGCCACGGGCCCCTTTGTGCTATCTGGATACAGCGGCTACAAGCAGGTTCAAGTCCCCAGGGGCCGACTCTTCGCTTTTGACTCGGAGGGCAATTACATGCTGACATGTTCTGCCACAGGCGGCATCATCTACAAG
- the WDR91 gene encoding WD repeat-containing protein 91 isoform X2, which yields MAEAVERTDELVREYLLFRGFTHTLRQLDAEIKADKEKGFRVDKIVDQLQQLMQVYDLAALRDYWSYLERRLFSRLEDIYRPTIHKLKTSLFRFYLVYTIQTNRNDKAQEFFAKQATELQNQAEWKDWFVLPFLPSPDTNPTFATYFSRQWADTFIVSLHNFLSVLFQCMPVPVILNFDAECQRTNQIQEENEVLRQKLFALQAEIHRLKKEEQQPEEEEALVQHKLPLYVSNMDRLGDSELAMVCSQRNASLSQSPRVGFLSSLLPQSKKSPSRLSPAQGPPQAQSSAKKESFGGQGTKGKDPMSGAKDGKSLLSGLATGESGWSQHRQRRLQDHGKERKELFSTTTSQCAEKKPEASGPEAEPCPELHTEPVEPLTRASSAGPEGGGVRPEQPFIVLGQEEYGEHHSSIMHCRVDCSGRRVASLDVDGVIKVWSFNPIMQTKASSISKSPLLSLEWATKRDRLLQFQWAPSRARPHGKWLPLLLLGSGVGTVRLYDTEAKKNLCEININDDMPRILSLACSPNGASFVCSAAAPSLTSQVDFSAPDIGSKGMNQVPGRLLLWDTKTMKQQLQFSLDPEPIAINCTAFNHNGNLLVTGAADGVIRLFDMQQHECAMSWRAHYGEVYSVEFSYDENTVYSIGEDGKFIQWNIHKSGLKVSEYSLPSDATGPFVLSGYSGYKQVQVPRGRLFAFDSEGNYMLTCSATGGIIYKLGGDEKVLESCLSLGGHRAPVVTVDWSTAMDCGTCLTASMDGKIKLTTLLAHKA from the exons ATGGCGGAGGCCGTGGAGCGCACTGACGAGCTGGTCCGCGAGTACCTGCTCTTCCGCGGGTTCACGCACACACTGCGGCAGCTGGACGCCGAGATCAAGGCGGACAAGGAGAAGGGGTTCCGG GTGGATAAGATTGTGGACCAGCTGCAGCAGTTAATGCAGGTGTATGACTTGGCTGCCCTTCGGGATTATTGGAGCTACTTGGAGCGTCGACTCTTCAGCCGCTTGGAGGATATATACAGACCCACCATCCACAAGCTGAAAACCAGCCTGTTTCGCTTTTATCTTGTCTACACAATCCAG ACAAACAGAAATGACAAGGCTCAGGAATTCTTTGCGAAGCAGGCCACAGAACTCCAGAACCAGGCTGAGTGGAAGGATTGGTTTGTCCTGCCCTTCCTGCCATCTCCGGACACCAACCCCACCTTTGCTACCTACTTTTCTCGACAGTGGGCCGACACCTTCATTGTGTCCCTGCACAACTTCCTGAGCGTCCTGTTTCAGTGCATGC CAGTCCCTGTGATCCTGAACTTTGATGCGGAGTGTCAGAGGACTAACCAGattcaagaagaaaatgaagttctGCGTCAGAAG CTTTTTGCATTGCAAGCTGAAATCCACCGACTAAAGAAAGAGGAGCAACAGCCAGAAGAGGAAGAGGCCTTGGTCCAACACAAATTGCCTCTTTATGTCTCCAACATGGACCGCCTGGGGGACTCGGaact TGCCATGGTGTGCAGCCAAAGGAATGCCTCCCTCTCCCAGTCACCTCGCGTGGGCTTCCTGTCCTCGCTGCTGCCTCAGAGTAAGAAGAGCCCCTCAAGGTTGTCACCTGCCCAGGGCCCTCCTCAAGCTCAGAGCTCGGCCAAGAAAGAGTCCTTCGGTGGTCAG GGCACGAAGGGAAAGGACCCGATGTCAGGAGCCAAGGATGGGAAGAGCCTCCTCAGCGGGCTGGCCACTGGGGAGTCCGGCTGGTCACAGCACCGGCAGCGGCGCCTGCAGGACCACGGCAAGGAGAGGAAGGAGCTTTTCTCCACAACCACTTCCCAG TGTGCAGAGAAGAAACCAGAAGCCAGTGGCCCAGAGGCCGAGCCCTGCCCAGAGCTCCACACGGAGCCAGTGGAGCCACTGACTCGGGCATCCTCGGCAGGCCCTGAGGGTGGAGGAGTCCGCCCCGAGCAGCCCTTTATTGTGCTGGGACAGGAGGAGTACGGGGAACACCACTCATCCATCATGCACTGCAG AGTGGATTGCTCTGGGAGGAGAGTCGCCAGCTTAGACGTAGATGGGGTCATCAAAGTGTGGTCCTTCAACCCCATCATGCAGACCAAAGCGTCCTCCATTTCCAAATCGCCGCTGCTGTCTTTGGAATGGGCCACCAAACGGGACAGACTG CTGCAGTTTCAGTGGGCGCCCTCCCGTGCCAGGCCCCATGGGAAGTGGCTTCCGCTG CTCTTGCTGGGCAGTGGTGTGGGGACGGTGCGTCTCTATGACACGGAAGCCAAGAAGAATCTCTGTGAAATCAATATCAACGACGACATGCCCAG AATCCTGTCTCTTGCGTGCAGCCCCAACGGGGCCTCTTTCGTCTGTTCGGCTGCAGCTCCGAGCCTCACTTCCCAGGTGGACTTCTCAGCACCAGACATCGGCAGCAAGGGCATGAACCAGGTTCCTGGCAGGCTGCTGCTGTGGGACACAAAAACCATGAAGCAGCAG CTCCAGTTCTCCCTGGATCCAGAACCCATTGCTATCAACTGTACAGCCTTCAATCACAATGGGAACCTGCTGGTCACAGGGGCAGCTGATGGCGTCATCCGGCTGTTTG ACATGCAGCAGCACGAGTGCGCGATGAGCTGGAGGGCCCACTACGGGGAGGTCTACTCTGTGGAGTTCAGCTATGATGAGAACACCGTGTACAGCATCGGCGAGGACGGGAAG TTCATCCAGTGGAACATCCACAAGAGTGGCCTCAAGGTATCCGAGTACAGCCTGCCCTCAGACGCCACGGGCCCCTTTGTGCTATCTGGATACAGCGGCTACAAGCAGGTTCAAGTCCCCAGGGGCCGACTCTTCGCTTTTGACTCGGAGGGCAATTACATGCTGACATGTTCTGCCACAGGCGGCATCATCTACAAG
- the WDR91 gene encoding WD repeat-containing protein 91 isoform X3, with protein MAEAVERTDELVREYLLFRGFTHTLRQLDAEIKADKEKGFRVDKIVDQLQQLMQVYDLAALRDYWSYLERRLFSRLEDIYRPTIHKLKTSLFRFYLVYTIQTNRNDKAQEFFAKQATELQNQAEWKDWFVLPFLPSPDTNPTFATYFSRQWADTFIVSLHNFLSVLFQCMHILSVAWVPVILNFDAECQRTNQIQEENEVLRQKLFALQAEIHRLKKEEQQPEEEEALVQHKLPLYVSNMDRLGDSELAMVCSQRNASLSQSPRVGFLSSLLPQSKKSPSRLSPAQGPPQAQSSAKKESFGGQGTKGKDPMSGAKDGKSLLSGLATGESGWSQHRQRRLQDHGKERKELFSTTTSQCAEKKPEASGPEAEPCPELHTEPVEPLTRASSAGPEGGGVRPEQPFIVLGQEEYGEHHSSIMHCRVDCSGRRVASLDVDGVIKVWSFNPIMQTKASSISKSPLLSLEWATKRDRLLLLGSGVGTVRLYDTEAKKNLCEININDDMPRILSLACSPNGASFVCSAAAPSLTSQVDFSAPDIGSKGMNQVPGRLLLWDTKTMKQQLQFSLDPEPIAINCTAFNHNGNLLVTGAADGVIRLFDMQQHECAMSWRAHYGEVYSVEFSYDENTVYSIGEDGKFIQWNIHKSGLKVSEYSLPSDATGPFVLSGYSGYKQVQVPRGRLFAFDSEGNYMLTCSATGGIIYKLGGDEKVLESCLSLGGHRAPVVTVDWSTAMDCGTCLTASMDGKIKLTTLLAHKA; from the exons ATGGCGGAGGCCGTGGAGCGCACTGACGAGCTGGTCCGCGAGTACCTGCTCTTCCGCGGGTTCACGCACACACTGCGGCAGCTGGACGCCGAGATCAAGGCGGACAAGGAGAAGGGGTTCCGG GTGGATAAGATTGTGGACCAGCTGCAGCAGTTAATGCAGGTGTATGACTTGGCTGCCCTTCGGGATTATTGGAGCTACTTGGAGCGTCGACTCTTCAGCCGCTTGGAGGATATATACAGACCCACCATCCACAAGCTGAAAACCAGCCTGTTTCGCTTTTATCTTGTCTACACAATCCAG ACAAACAGAAATGACAAGGCTCAGGAATTCTTTGCGAAGCAGGCCACAGAACTCCAGAACCAGGCTGAGTGGAAGGATTGGTTTGTCCTGCCCTTCCTGCCATCTCCGGACACCAACCCCACCTTTGCTACCTACTTTTCTCGACAGTGGGCCGACACCTTCATTGTGTCCCTGCACAACTTCCTGAGCGTCCTGTTTCAGTGCATGCATATCCTTTCAGTTGCCTGGG TCCCTGTGATCCTGAACTTTGATGCGGAGTGTCAGAGGACTAACCAGattcaagaagaaaatgaagttctGCGTCAGAAG CTTTTTGCATTGCAAGCTGAAATCCACCGACTAAAGAAAGAGGAGCAACAGCCAGAAGAGGAAGAGGCCTTGGTCCAACACAAATTGCCTCTTTATGTCTCCAACATGGACCGCCTGGGGGACTCGGaact TGCCATGGTGTGCAGCCAAAGGAATGCCTCCCTCTCCCAGTCACCTCGCGTGGGCTTCCTGTCCTCGCTGCTGCCTCAGAGTAAGAAGAGCCCCTCAAGGTTGTCACCTGCCCAGGGCCCTCCTCAAGCTCAGAGCTCGGCCAAGAAAGAGTCCTTCGGTGGTCAG GGCACGAAGGGAAAGGACCCGATGTCAGGAGCCAAGGATGGGAAGAGCCTCCTCAGCGGGCTGGCCACTGGGGAGTCCGGCTGGTCACAGCACCGGCAGCGGCGCCTGCAGGACCACGGCAAGGAGAGGAAGGAGCTTTTCTCCACAACCACTTCCCAG TGTGCAGAGAAGAAACCAGAAGCCAGTGGCCCAGAGGCCGAGCCCTGCCCAGAGCTCCACACGGAGCCAGTGGAGCCACTGACTCGGGCATCCTCGGCAGGCCCTGAGGGTGGAGGAGTCCGCCCCGAGCAGCCCTTTATTGTGCTGGGACAGGAGGAGTACGGGGAACACCACTCATCCATCATGCACTGCAG AGTGGATTGCTCTGGGAGGAGAGTCGCCAGCTTAGACGTAGATGGGGTCATCAAAGTGTGGTCCTTCAACCCCATCATGCAGACCAAAGCGTCCTCCATTTCCAAATCGCCGCTGCTGTCTTTGGAATGGGCCACCAAACGGGACAGACTG CTCTTGCTGGGCAGTGGTGTGGGGACGGTGCGTCTCTATGACACGGAAGCCAAGAAGAATCTCTGTGAAATCAATATCAACGACGACATGCCCAG AATCCTGTCTCTTGCGTGCAGCCCCAACGGGGCCTCTTTCGTCTGTTCGGCTGCAGCTCCGAGCCTCACTTCCCAGGTGGACTTCTCAGCACCAGACATCGGCAGCAAGGGCATGAACCAGGTTCCTGGCAGGCTGCTGCTGTGGGACACAAAAACCATGAAGCAGCAG CTCCAGTTCTCCCTGGATCCAGAACCCATTGCTATCAACTGTACAGCCTTCAATCACAATGGGAACCTGCTGGTCACAGGGGCAGCTGATGGCGTCATCCGGCTGTTTG ACATGCAGCAGCACGAGTGCGCGATGAGCTGGAGGGCCCACTACGGGGAGGTCTACTCTGTGGAGTTCAGCTATGATGAGAACACCGTGTACAGCATCGGCGAGGACGGGAAG TTCATCCAGTGGAACATCCACAAGAGTGGCCTCAAGGTATCCGAGTACAGCCTGCCCTCAGACGCCACGGGCCCCTTTGTGCTATCTGGATACAGCGGCTACAAGCAGGTTCAAGTCCCCAGGGGCCGACTCTTCGCTTTTGACTCGGAGGGCAATTACATGCTGACATGTTCTGCCACAGGCGGCATCATCTACAAG
- the WDR91 gene encoding WD repeat-containing protein 91 isoform X4 codes for MAEAVERTDELVREYLLFRGFTHTLRQLDAEIKADKEKGFRVDKIVDQLQQLMQVYDLAALRDYWSYLERRLFSRLEDIYRPTIHKLKTSLFRFYLVYTIQTNRNDKAQEFFAKQATELQNQAEWKDWFVLPFLPSPDTNPTFATYFSRQWADTFIVSLHNFLSVLFQCMPVPVILNFDAECQRTNQIQEENEVLRQKLFALQAEIHRLKKEEQQPEEEEALVQHKLPLYVSNMDRLGDSELAMVCSQRNASLSQSPRVGFLSSLLPQSKKSPSRLSPAQGPPQAQSSAKKESFGGQGTKGKDPMSGAKDGKSLLSGLATGESGWSQHRQRRLQDHGKERKELFSTTTSQCAEKKPEASGPEAEPCPELHTEPVEPLTRASSAGPEGGGVRPEQPFIVLGQEEYGEHHSSIMHCRVDCSGRRVASLDVDGVIKVWSFNPIMQTKASSISKSPLLSLEWATKRDRLLLLGSGVGTVRLYDTEAKKNLCEININDDMPRILSLACSPNGASFVCSAAAPSLTSQVDFSAPDIGSKGMNQVPGRLLLWDTKTMKQQLQFSLDPEPIAINCTAFNHNGNLLVTGAADGVIRLFDMQQHECAMSWRAHYGEVYSVEFSYDENTVYSIGEDGKFIQWNIHKSGLKVSEYSLPSDATGPFVLSGYSGYKQVQVPRGRLFAFDSEGNYMLTCSATGGIIYKLGGDEKVLESCLSLGGHRAPVVTVDWSTAMDCGTCLTASMDGKIKLTTLLAHKA; via the exons ATGGCGGAGGCCGTGGAGCGCACTGACGAGCTGGTCCGCGAGTACCTGCTCTTCCGCGGGTTCACGCACACACTGCGGCAGCTGGACGCCGAGATCAAGGCGGACAAGGAGAAGGGGTTCCGG GTGGATAAGATTGTGGACCAGCTGCAGCAGTTAATGCAGGTGTATGACTTGGCTGCCCTTCGGGATTATTGGAGCTACTTGGAGCGTCGACTCTTCAGCCGCTTGGAGGATATATACAGACCCACCATCCACAAGCTGAAAACCAGCCTGTTTCGCTTTTATCTTGTCTACACAATCCAG ACAAACAGAAATGACAAGGCTCAGGAATTCTTTGCGAAGCAGGCCACAGAACTCCAGAACCAGGCTGAGTGGAAGGATTGGTTTGTCCTGCCCTTCCTGCCATCTCCGGACACCAACCCCACCTTTGCTACCTACTTTTCTCGACAGTGGGCCGACACCTTCATTGTGTCCCTGCACAACTTCCTGAGCGTCCTGTTTCAGTGCATGC CAGTCCCTGTGATCCTGAACTTTGATGCGGAGTGTCAGAGGACTAACCAGattcaagaagaaaatgaagttctGCGTCAGAAG CTTTTTGCATTGCAAGCTGAAATCCACCGACTAAAGAAAGAGGAGCAACAGCCAGAAGAGGAAGAGGCCTTGGTCCAACACAAATTGCCTCTTTATGTCTCCAACATGGACCGCCTGGGGGACTCGGaact TGCCATGGTGTGCAGCCAAAGGAATGCCTCCCTCTCCCAGTCACCTCGCGTGGGCTTCCTGTCCTCGCTGCTGCCTCAGAGTAAGAAGAGCCCCTCAAGGTTGTCACCTGCCCAGGGCCCTCCTCAAGCTCAGAGCTCGGCCAAGAAAGAGTCCTTCGGTGGTCAG GGCACGAAGGGAAAGGACCCGATGTCAGGAGCCAAGGATGGGAAGAGCCTCCTCAGCGGGCTGGCCACTGGGGAGTCCGGCTGGTCACAGCACCGGCAGCGGCGCCTGCAGGACCACGGCAAGGAGAGGAAGGAGCTTTTCTCCACAACCACTTCCCAG TGTGCAGAGAAGAAACCAGAAGCCAGTGGCCCAGAGGCCGAGCCCTGCCCAGAGCTCCACACGGAGCCAGTGGAGCCACTGACTCGGGCATCCTCGGCAGGCCCTGAGGGTGGAGGAGTCCGCCCCGAGCAGCCCTTTATTGTGCTGGGACAGGAGGAGTACGGGGAACACCACTCATCCATCATGCACTGCAG AGTGGATTGCTCTGGGAGGAGAGTCGCCAGCTTAGACGTAGATGGGGTCATCAAAGTGTGGTCCTTCAACCCCATCATGCAGACCAAAGCGTCCTCCATTTCCAAATCGCCGCTGCTGTCTTTGGAATGGGCCACCAAACGGGACAGACTG CTCTTGCTGGGCAGTGGTGTGGGGACGGTGCGTCTCTATGACACGGAAGCCAAGAAGAATCTCTGTGAAATCAATATCAACGACGACATGCCCAG AATCCTGTCTCTTGCGTGCAGCCCCAACGGGGCCTCTTTCGTCTGTTCGGCTGCAGCTCCGAGCCTCACTTCCCAGGTGGACTTCTCAGCACCAGACATCGGCAGCAAGGGCATGAACCAGGTTCCTGGCAGGCTGCTGCTGTGGGACACAAAAACCATGAAGCAGCAG CTCCAGTTCTCCCTGGATCCAGAACCCATTGCTATCAACTGTACAGCCTTCAATCACAATGGGAACCTGCTGGTCACAGGGGCAGCTGATGGCGTCATCCGGCTGTTTG ACATGCAGCAGCACGAGTGCGCGATGAGCTGGAGGGCCCACTACGGGGAGGTCTACTCTGTGGAGTTCAGCTATGATGAGAACACCGTGTACAGCATCGGCGAGGACGGGAAG TTCATCCAGTGGAACATCCACAAGAGTGGCCTCAAGGTATCCGAGTACAGCCTGCCCTCAGACGCCACGGGCCCCTTTGTGCTATCTGGATACAGCGGCTACAAGCAGGTTCAAGTCCCCAGGGGCCGACTCTTCGCTTTTGACTCGGAGGGCAATTACATGCTGACATGTTCTGCCACAGGCGGCATCATCTACAAG
- the WDR91 gene encoding WD repeat-containing protein 91 isoform X1: MAEAVERTDELVREYLLFRGFTHTLRQLDAEIKADKEKGFRVDKIVDQLQQLMQVYDLAALRDYWSYLERRLFSRLEDIYRPTIHKLKTSLFRFYLVYTIQTNRNDKAQEFFAKQATELQNQAEWKDWFVLPFLPSPDTNPTFATYFSRQWADTFIVSLHNFLSVLFQCMPVPVILNFDAECQRTNQIQEENEVLRQKLFALQAEIHRLKKEEQQPEEEEALVQHKLPLYVSNMDRLGDSELAMVCSQRNASLSQSPRVGFLSSLLPQSKKSPSRLSPAQGPPQAQSSAKKESFGGQGTKGKDPMSGAKDGKSLLSGLATGESGWSQHRQRRLQDHGKERKELFSTTTSQCAEKKPEASGPEAEPCPELHTEPVEPLTRASSAGPEGGGVRPEQPFIVLGQEEYGEHHSSIMHCRVDCSGRRVASLDVDGVIKVWSFNPIMQTKASSISKSPLLSLEWATKRDRLLLLGSGVGTVRLYDTEAKKNLCEININDDMPRIQPQDQSAPSLCGQVEGLTQAHVCCRILSLACSPNGASFVCSAAAPSLTSQVDFSAPDIGSKGMNQVPGRLLLWDTKTMKQQLQFSLDPEPIAINCTAFNHNGNLLVTGAADGVIRLFDMQQHECAMSWRAHYGEVYSVEFSYDENTVYSIGEDGKFIQWNIHKSGLKVSEYSLPSDATGPFVLSGYSGYKQVQVPRGRLFAFDSEGNYMLTCSATGGIIYKLGGDEKVLESCLSLGGHRAPVVTVDWSTAMDCGTCLTASMDGKIKLTTLLAHKA, encoded by the exons ATGGCGGAGGCCGTGGAGCGCACTGACGAGCTGGTCCGCGAGTACCTGCTCTTCCGCGGGTTCACGCACACACTGCGGCAGCTGGACGCCGAGATCAAGGCGGACAAGGAGAAGGGGTTCCGG GTGGATAAGATTGTGGACCAGCTGCAGCAGTTAATGCAGGTGTATGACTTGGCTGCCCTTCGGGATTATTGGAGCTACTTGGAGCGTCGACTCTTCAGCCGCTTGGAGGATATATACAGACCCACCATCCACAAGCTGAAAACCAGCCTGTTTCGCTTTTATCTTGTCTACACAATCCAG ACAAACAGAAATGACAAGGCTCAGGAATTCTTTGCGAAGCAGGCCACAGAACTCCAGAACCAGGCTGAGTGGAAGGATTGGTTTGTCCTGCCCTTCCTGCCATCTCCGGACACCAACCCCACCTTTGCTACCTACTTTTCTCGACAGTGGGCCGACACCTTCATTGTGTCCCTGCACAACTTCCTGAGCGTCCTGTTTCAGTGCATGC CAGTCCCTGTGATCCTGAACTTTGATGCGGAGTGTCAGAGGACTAACCAGattcaagaagaaaatgaagttctGCGTCAGAAG CTTTTTGCATTGCAAGCTGAAATCCACCGACTAAAGAAAGAGGAGCAACAGCCAGAAGAGGAAGAGGCCTTGGTCCAACACAAATTGCCTCTTTATGTCTCCAACATGGACCGCCTGGGGGACTCGGaact TGCCATGGTGTGCAGCCAAAGGAATGCCTCCCTCTCCCAGTCACCTCGCGTGGGCTTCCTGTCCTCGCTGCTGCCTCAGAGTAAGAAGAGCCCCTCAAGGTTGTCACCTGCCCAGGGCCCTCCTCAAGCTCAGAGCTCGGCCAAGAAAGAGTCCTTCGGTGGTCAG GGCACGAAGGGAAAGGACCCGATGTCAGGAGCCAAGGATGGGAAGAGCCTCCTCAGCGGGCTGGCCACTGGGGAGTCCGGCTGGTCACAGCACCGGCAGCGGCGCCTGCAGGACCACGGCAAGGAGAGGAAGGAGCTTTTCTCCACAACCACTTCCCAG TGTGCAGAGAAGAAACCAGAAGCCAGTGGCCCAGAGGCCGAGCCCTGCCCAGAGCTCCACACGGAGCCAGTGGAGCCACTGACTCGGGCATCCTCGGCAGGCCCTGAGGGTGGAGGAGTCCGCCCCGAGCAGCCCTTTATTGTGCTGGGACAGGAGGAGTACGGGGAACACCACTCATCCATCATGCACTGCAG AGTGGATTGCTCTGGGAGGAGAGTCGCCAGCTTAGACGTAGATGGGGTCATCAAAGTGTGGTCCTTCAACCCCATCATGCAGACCAAAGCGTCCTCCATTTCCAAATCGCCGCTGCTGTCTTTGGAATGGGCCACCAAACGGGACAGACTG CTCTTGCTGGGCAGTGGTGTGGGGACGGTGCGTCTCTATGACACGGAAGCCAAGAAGAATCTCTGTGAAATCAATATCAACGACGACATGCCCAG GATCCAGCCTCAGGACCAGAGTGCACCCTCCCTCTGTGGGCAGGTGGAGGGTCTGACCCAGGCCCATGTGTGTTGCAGAATCCTGTCTCTTGCGTGCAGCCCCAACGGGGCCTCTTTCGTCTGTTCGGCTGCAGCTCCGAGCCTCACTTCCCAGGTGGACTTCTCAGCACCAGACATCGGCAGCAAGGGCATGAACCAGGTTCCTGGCAGGCTGCTGCTGTGGGACACAAAAACCATGAAGCAGCAG CTCCAGTTCTCCCTGGATCCAGAACCCATTGCTATCAACTGTACAGCCTTCAATCACAATGGGAACCTGCTGGTCACAGGGGCAGCTGATGGCGTCATCCGGCTGTTTG ACATGCAGCAGCACGAGTGCGCGATGAGCTGGAGGGCCCACTACGGGGAGGTCTACTCTGTGGAGTTCAGCTATGATGAGAACACCGTGTACAGCATCGGCGAGGACGGGAAG TTCATCCAGTGGAACATCCACAAGAGTGGCCTCAAGGTATCCGAGTACAGCCTGCCCTCAGACGCCACGGGCCCCTTTGTGCTATCTGGATACAGCGGCTACAAGCAGGTTCAAGTCCCCAGGGGCCGACTCTTCGCTTTTGACTCGGAGGGCAATTACATGCTGACATGTTCTGCCACAGGCGGCATCATCTACAAG